One genomic region from Spirulina subsalsa PCC 9445 encodes:
- the wecB gene encoding non-hydrolyzing UDP-N-acetylglucosamine 2-epimerase, translated as MKNAPLQIDIILGTRPEAIKLAPVIRQFREDPAIATQVILTGQHREMVDQVMALFSLKADQDLNIMQPRQSLTDITCRTLQGLEGLFRDQRPDLVLVQGDTTTAFAATLAAFYQQIPVGHVEAGLRTDNLWSPYPEEANRRLISQLGQLHFAPTSLSVEHLHRSGITQGVHQTGNTVIDALLTVAERNPPCEIPGLDWDKYRVLLSTVHRRENWGEPLQDILQGFEAILTAFPDTALLLPLHRNPTVREPIQAHFGNHPRVFLTEPLDYGELVGAIQRCYLLLTDSGGLQEEAPSLGKPVLVLRDTTERQEAIAAGTARLIGTHSPDIFQAAQELLENPQAYEKMATAVNPFGDGHASERILQICRDYLGHSSDQS; from the coding sequence ATGAAGAATGCCCCTTTGCAGATTGATATTATTCTAGGAACTCGTCCCGAAGCGATTAAGCTGGCTCCGGTGATTCGGCAGTTTCGAGAAGATCCGGCGATCGCAACCCAAGTCATTTTAACCGGGCAACATCGGGAAATGGTCGATCAGGTCATGGCTTTATTTAGCCTGAAGGCGGATCAGGATCTGAACATTATGCAGCCCAGACAAAGCCTCACAGACATTACCTGCCGCACCTTACAAGGTTTAGAAGGCCTGTTTCGCGACCAACGGCCGGATTTAGTCCTTGTGCAGGGAGACACGACGACAGCCTTTGCGGCCACCCTAGCGGCCTTTTATCAACAGATTCCCGTGGGTCATGTCGAGGCCGGATTACGAACCGATAACCTCTGGAGTCCCTACCCCGAAGAAGCCAACCGCCGCCTCATCTCCCAACTCGGTCAACTCCATTTTGCCCCCACCTCCCTCTCTGTAGAACATTTGCACCGCTCAGGTATTACCCAAGGGGTGCATCAAACGGGAAACACGGTAATTGATGCCTTGCTCACCGTAGCGGAACGGAATCCCCCCTGTGAGATTCCGGGATTAGACTGGGACAAGTACCGGGTTTTGCTCTCTACCGTCCACCGTCGGGAGAATTGGGGAGAACCCTTACAGGACATTTTGCAGGGCTTTGAGGCGATTTTAACGGCTTTTCCTGACACGGCACTTTTACTTCCCCTGCACCGGAATCCGACGGTACGAGAACCGATTCAAGCCCATTTCGGCAACCATCCCCGAGTATTTTTAACGGAGCCGTTGGACTATGGGGAGTTAGTGGGGGCGATTCAGCGCTGCTATTTGCTGTTAACGGATTCTGGGGGACTCCAAGAAGAAGCGCCCAGTTTAGGTAAGCCTGTGTTAGTGTTGCGGGACACCACAGAACGACAGGAAGCGATCGCCGCCGGAACCGCCCGTTTAATTGGAACCCACAGCCCGGACATCTTTCAGGCCGCCCAAGAATTACTAGAAAACCCCCAAGCTTATGAAAAAATGGCCACGGCTGTTAATCCTTTTGGGGATGGTCACGCTTCCGAGCGCATCTTACAAATTTGTCGGGATTATCTCGGGCATTCTAGCGATCAGTCGTGA
- a CDS encoding LysR family transcriptional regulator — MSEIPFTLDQLRILKAIAVEGSFKRAADSLYVSQPAVSLQVQNLERQMNVQLFDRGGRRANMTEAGHLLLNYGEKILSLCQETCRAIEDLQNLQGGTLIVGASQTTGTYLLPRMIGFFRQRYPDVAVQLQVHSTRRTAWSVSNGQVDLAIIGGEVPAELQDTLDVQPYAEDELALILPVFHPLAKQDTIQKEDLYKLNFITLDSQSTIRKVIDYVLTRSEIDPKRLKIEMELNSIEAIKNAVQAGLGASFVSISAIEKELQMNILHRARIDEVVVNRTLSVIINPNRYRSKAAEAFIQEILPEFATNRDFVLPPRSSENNRKNKAEAKAIAEAEV, encoded by the coding sequence ATGTCTGAAATCCCTTTCACTCTAGACCAACTCCGTATTCTCAAGGCGATCGCCGTTGAGGGGAGTTTTAAAAGGGCGGCGGATAGTCTATACGTTTCCCAACCCGCAGTTAGTCTGCAAGTGCAAAACCTCGAAAGACAGATGAATGTCCAACTGTTTGATCGAGGAGGGCGCCGGGCAAACATGACTGAAGCTGGGCATTTACTCCTCAACTACGGGGAGAAAATCCTCAGCCTCTGTCAAGAAACCTGTCGGGCCATTGAAGATTTACAAAATCTCCAAGGGGGGACACTCATTGTCGGTGCTTCCCAAACCACAGGAACCTACTTATTGCCCCGGATGATTGGCTTTTTTCGCCAACGTTATCCTGATGTCGCGGTACAGCTTCAAGTCCACTCCACCCGTCGCACGGCCTGGAGTGTGTCCAATGGACAAGTAGACTTAGCCATTATTGGCGGAGAAGTCCCGGCCGAACTTCAGGACACCCTAGATGTTCAGCCCTACGCTGAGGATGAACTCGCTTTGATTTTGCCCGTGTTTCACCCCTTGGCGAAACAGGACACCATTCAAAAAGAAGACCTTTATAAACTCAACTTTATTACCCTGGATTCTCAGTCCACCATTCGCAAGGTCATTGATTACGTCTTAACGCGCTCGGAAATCGACCCCAAGCGTTTAAAAATTGAAATGGAACTGAATTCCATTGAAGCCATTAAAAACGCAGTACAAGCGGGATTAGGGGCTTCTTTTGTTTCAATTTCTGCCATTGAAAAAGAACTGCAAATGAACATTCTCCACCGAGCGAGAATTGATGAGGTTGTAGTTAATCGCACCCTGTCAGTGATTATCAACCCTAACCGTTACCGTTCCAAGGCAGCCGAGGCGTTTATTCAGGAAATTTTGCCTGAATTTGCCACCAATCGGGATTTTGTTCTCCCGCCCAGAAGTTCTGAGAATAACCGCAAAAATAAAGCGGAAGCTAAAGCCATTGCTGAAGCTGAGGTTTAG
- a CDS encoding IS4 family transposase gives MLSNFPQIVKQCLGHLPQDDYPVLNTFKFVSIWLEFVLDQSQTSMRSLFKRLNIMGESVDISTFSKASKYRDPQIFYQLWVHLTQQFLKQNKIPSNQLQLFPLDSTIVTLTSKLLWHQEVHQVKLFAGLNLFTGIPGGLFLHFGQGHDYKYGDTTLESIPANGVGIMDRGFFSLIQIALLQKLKDRYFVLRIRNNVHLTFLDNGNCLLGQGREQIEARVVSFSDLEKKTEFRLVTNLPETGEGGVSSEEIAEFYRLRWSIELLWKFLKMHLKLDRLIPKNINGIEIQIYSCLIAYLLLNMLKIPTEFGKSLLDKLRYLQAFMCQKISYVHWFRELVPPG, from the coding sequence ATTCTATCCAACTTTCCTCAAATTGTCAAACAATGCCTCGGTCATTTGCCTCAAGATGACTATCCCGTCTTAAATACTTTTAAATTCGTTTCCATTTGGCTTGAATTTGTTCTTGACCAGAGTCAAACCAGTATGAGAAGTCTCTTCAAGAGGCTTAATATTATGGGGGAGTCTGTTGATATTTCCACCTTTTCTAAAGCCAGTAAGTATCGCGATCCTCAAATTTTTTATCAATTGTGGGTTCATCTAACACAACAGTTTCTTAAACAGAATAAGATTCCATCCAATCAGCTACAACTTTTTCCCTTAGATTCAACCATTGTCACTCTCACCAGTAAGTTACTCTGGCATCAAGAAGTTCACCAAGTCAAGCTTTTTGCGGGTCTAAATCTCTTCACCGGAATTCCAGGCGGACTCTTCCTTCATTTTGGTCAAGGTCATGACTATAAATATGGCGATACAACCCTAGAATCAATTCCAGCTAATGGCGTTGGAATAATGGATAGAGGCTTTTTTAGCCTAATTCAAATTGCCCTGTTACAAAAGTTGAAGGATCGCTACTTCGTTCTGAGAATTAGGAACAATGTTCACTTAACTTTCCTAGATAATGGCAATTGTTTACTAGGCCAAGGTCGCGAACAAATTGAAGCTAGAGTCGTAAGTTTTAGCGACTTAGAGAAAAAGACTGAGTTTCGATTAGTAACGAACTTACCCGAGACGGGAGAAGGAGGAGTTAGCTCAGAAGAAATTGCCGAGTTTTATCGTTTGCGTTGGTCAATTGAGTTGCTTTGGAAATTTTTAAAGATGCACCTCAAATTAGATCGCCTCATCCCTAAAAATATCAACGGAATTGAAATCCAGATTTATAGTTGTCTGATTGCCTATTTACTTCTAAATATGCTCAAGATACCGACAGAGTTCGGTAAATCTTTATTGGATAAATTGCGATATTTACAGGCGTTTATGTGTCAAAAAATTAGCTATGTACACTGGTTTAGAGAGCTAGTGCCACCTGGTTAA
- a CDS encoding DNA cytosine methyltransferase, whose amino-acid sequence MTTNISTIDLFCGAGGLTHGFEQAGLKVQAGYDIDPACKFPYEYNNKARFFLQNIETINASELIECFADSQIKILAGCAPCQPFSTYSRRYKDKTEQGKWTLLQEFLRLIEECQPDIISMENVLQLKQYPVFSEFITQLEQLKYFLGCYTVNCLDYGIPQSRKRLVILGSKLGQINLIPATHTPNNYQTVRKAISDLEPLAAGQASTKDLLHRCSKLSPINLRRIQASKPGGTWRDWPENLIAKCHLKNTGKTYPAVYGRMEWDKPSPTITTQCFGFGNGRFGHPEQDRAISLREAALLQTFPLEYQFVAPNQPVVFDLVGRLIGNAVPVKLDQVIAQSILNHIEKYHSDDSILDESR is encoded by the coding sequence ATGACAACCAACATCTCTACAATAGATTTGTTTTGTGGTGCTGGAGGTTTAACTCATGGTTTTGAGCAAGCGGGTCTTAAGGTTCAAGCCGGATATGATATTGATCCAGCCTGCAAGTTTCCCTACGAATATAATAATAAAGCTAGATTTTTTTTGCAAAACATCGAAACTATTAACGCTTCTGAATTGATAGAGTGTTTTGCGGATAGTCAGATTAAAATTTTAGCGGGATGCGCTCCTTGTCAACCCTTTTCGACCTATTCAAGACGGTATAAAGACAAAACAGAACAAGGAAAGTGGACACTTTTACAAGAGTTTTTGCGTTTAATTGAGGAATGTCAACCTGATATTATTTCCATGGAAAATGTTCTGCAATTAAAACAGTATCCCGTTTTTTCGGAATTTATTACTCAATTAGAACAACTCAAGTATTTTTTAGGTTGTTATACCGTCAATTGTCTAGATTATGGAATTCCTCAATCTCGTAAACGGTTAGTGATACTGGGTTCTAAATTGGGTCAAATTAATTTGATTCCAGCAACCCATACCCCCAATAATTACCAAACGGTAAGAAAAGCTATCAGCGATTTAGAACCTCTGGCAGCAGGTCAAGCTTCCACCAAAGACTTGCTTCATCGATGTAGTAAACTTTCACCCATTAATCTACGCAGAATTCAAGCTTCTAAACCCGGGGGAACTTGGAGAGATTGGCCAGAAAACTTAATTGCCAAATGTCATTTAAAAAATACGGGAAAAACCTATCCTGCTGTATATGGTCGCATGGAATGGGATAAACCAAGTCCTACTATTACGACCCAGTGTTTTGGGTTTGGAAATGGTCGTTTTGGTCATCCTGAGCAAGATAGAGCTATTTCTCTGAGAGAAGCAGCGTTATTACAAACCTTCCCCCTAGAATATCAGTTTGTAGCACCAAATCAACCTGTTGTATTTGATTTAGTGGGTCGGTTAATTGGCAATGCTGTTCCTGTTAAATTGGATCAAGTCATTGCGCAAAGTATCCTTAATCATATTGAAAAGTATCACTCAGATGATTCTATCCTAGATGAATCTAGATAA
- a CDS encoding MAE_28990/MAE_18760 family HEPN-like nuclease: MTSLLFQDFNERSREVSKYFMFLKNLEQKTTQLTMYGYQNKAKTRTIDLELLKTLKASDFLLLYNLVEATMRNAIETIFDELKIKQVSYDNIRPELKKIVLSNLKKRNPDKIFSSIKAISLDIINAGFDKQSLFSGNLDGKKVKSTAEEYGFSWRTNPQKTGNGTDLLIIKSNRNDLAHGFKSFAEIGKSKSADELLKIKNQTIRYLREILINIEQYLSNQDYLDSSRIESSE, from the coding sequence ATGACTAGCTTGTTATTCCAAGATTTCAACGAACGGTCTAGAGAAGTTAGCAAGTATTTTATGTTTTTGAAAAATCTGGAACAGAAAACGACTCAATTAACCATGTACGGATATCAGAACAAAGCTAAGACTAGAACCATTGATTTAGAGTTATTAAAAACCCTAAAAGCAAGTGATTTTCTCTTACTATATAATCTCGTAGAAGCGACTATGCGCAATGCCATTGAAACGATTTTTGATGAATTAAAAATTAAGCAAGTATCCTATGATAACATTAGACCTGAACTAAAAAAAATAGTTCTTAGCAACTTGAAAAAGCGCAACCCCGATAAAATTTTTTCAAGTATAAAAGCCATTTCTCTAGATATTATTAATGCTGGTTTTGATAAACAGAGTTTATTCTCCGGTAATCTGGATGGAAAGAAAGTTAAATCAACAGCAGAAGAATATGGATTTTCATGGAGAACAAACCCTCAAAAGACTGGTAACGGCACTGATTTGTTAATAATAAAATCAAATCGGAATGATTTAGCACATGGTTTTAAATCCTTTGCAGAAATAGGAAAAAGCAAAAGCGCAGATGAGTTATTGAAAATCAAAAACCAGACGATTCGCTATCTCAGGGAAATTTTGATCAATATTGAACAATACTTGTCGAATCAAGATTATCTAGATTCATCTAGGATAGAATCATCTGAGTGA
- the secD gene encoding protein translocase subunit SecD: MQKQRLTIAFILALVAAAIAILILMPLNLGLDLKGGARLTLQVQPTAEFPDVTTENLADVKRVLENRVNGLGVAEPIIQTVNPDKIVVQLPGVSNPEQAEKVLQGTAQLEFKNQKRGTEGELMPQLNLRDLAEAELEALRRENASPEDIAAAQEQVDLANQALAELFESTDLTGQYLRDARAGTIGTSDRWQVNIAFDGEGGNKFAELTKSVAGTGRGLGIFLDNVLISAPSVSIEYAETGITGGRAQITGNFTLQEANGLAIQLRGGALPFPVEIVENRTIGATLGRDSVNRSVVAGLSGLALVLVYMVVYYRLPGAIADLALIIYALLTLGCYALVGVTLTLPGIAGFILSIGMAVDANVLIFERTREELRSGKTLYRSVESGFYRAFSSILDSNVTTLIACAALFWLGSGLVKGFALTLAIGVLVSMFTALTCSRTFMLAIVLGMPGVRQKPELFCPNLRTQT, encoded by the coding sequence ATGCAAAAACAACGTTTGACGATAGCTTTTATTCTGGCCTTGGTGGCCGCCGCGATCGCCATTTTGATCCTCATGCCGCTTAACCTCGGCCTTGACTTGAAGGGAGGGGCGCGTCTCACGTTACAAGTTCAGCCCACCGCCGAATTTCCCGATGTTACGACAGAAAACCTCGCCGATGTGAAACGAGTGCTGGAAAACCGGGTCAATGGTTTAGGGGTGGCTGAACCCATTATCCAAACGGTTAACCCGGATAAAATTGTGGTGCAGTTGCCGGGGGTGAGTAATCCAGAACAAGCGGAAAAAGTCCTCCAAGGGACGGCTCAGTTGGAATTCAAAAACCAAAAACGGGGGACTGAAGGGGAACTCATGCCCCAACTGAACCTGCGCGACTTGGCCGAAGCAGAGTTAGAAGCTCTGCGCCGTGAAAACGCCTCTCCTGAAGACATTGCCGCCGCTCAAGAACAAGTGGATTTAGCCAATCAAGCCTTAGCCGAATTGTTTGAGTCCACCGACCTCACCGGGCAGTATTTACGGGATGCAAGGGCTGGTACTATCGGCACAAGCGATCGCTGGCAGGTGAATATTGCCTTTGATGGCGAAGGGGGCAATAAGTTCGCCGAATTAACCAAATCCGTTGCCGGAACCGGGCGGGGGTTAGGGATTTTCTTAGATAATGTGCTAATCAGTGCGCCCTCGGTATCAATCGAATACGCCGAAACTGGGATTACAGGAGGTCGAGCGCAAATTACCGGGAACTTTACCCTCCAAGAAGCCAATGGTTTAGCCATTCAGTTACGGGGTGGGGCCTTACCCTTCCCAGTGGAAATTGTCGAAAACCGCACTATTGGGGCAACCTTGGGGCGGGATAGTGTGAACCGGAGTGTGGTGGCGGGTTTATCAGGTTTAGCCCTAGTCTTGGTCTATATGGTGGTGTATTATCGCTTACCGGGTGCGATCGCCGATCTCGCCCTGATCATCTACGCCCTCTTAACCCTCGGCTGTTACGCCCTCGTCGGAGTCACCCTCACCCTCCCCGGCATTGCCGGATTTATCCTCAGTATTGGCATGGCCGTTGATGCCAACGTCCTCATCTTTGAGCGCACCCGCGAAGAATTGCGCTCCGGGAAAACCCTCTATCGTTCCGTCGAATCCGGCTTTTACCGCGCCTTCTCCAGTATCTTAGATAGTAACGTAACCACCCTTATCGCCTGTGCTGCCCTATTCTGGCTCGGTTCCGGTCTAGTGAAAGGGTTTGCCCTCACCCTCGCCATTGGGGTATTAGTGAGTATGTTTACCGCCCTCACCTGTAGCCGCACCTTCATGTTAGCCATCGTCCTAGGAATGCCCGGTGTTCGCCAAAAACCAGAACTCTTTTGTCCCAATTTGCGCACCCAAACCTAG
- a CDS encoding alpha-ketoacid dehydrogenase subunit beta, with amino-acid sequence MAETLFFNALRAATDEEMARDPRVFVLGEDVGHYGGSYKVTKDLYKKYGDLRVLDTPIAENSFTGLAVGAAMTGLRPIIEGMNMGFLLLAFNQIANNAGMLRYTSGGNFTIPLVIRGPGGVGRQLGAEHSQRLEAYFQAVPGLKIVACSTPYNAKGLLKAAIRDENPVLFFEHVLLYNLKEDLPDHEYLCPLDKAEVVHSGKDVTILTYSRMRHHCLQALKTLKKEGYDPEIIDLISLKPIDMETIRESVRKTHRVIIVEECMKTAGVAAEVMALINEQLFDELDAPVMRLSSQDIPTPYNGKLEHLTIVQPPQIVEAVQKIVEMRI; translated from the coding sequence ATGGCAGAGACTCTGTTTTTTAATGCCCTCCGTGCGGCAACAGATGAAGAAATGGCGCGGGATCCTAGGGTATTTGTCCTAGGGGAAGACGTAGGTCACTATGGCGGCTCCTATAAAGTCACCAAAGACCTGTATAAAAAATATGGCGATTTGCGAGTTCTAGACACCCCCATTGCGGAAAACAGCTTTACAGGTTTAGCCGTTGGGGCCGCTATGACTGGACTCCGCCCCATCATCGAAGGGATGAACATGGGCTTTTTACTCCTCGCCTTTAACCAAATTGCTAATAATGCCGGGATGTTACGCTATACCTCCGGCGGCAACTTCACTATTCCCCTCGTCATTCGTGGCCCTGGAGGAGTAGGGCGGCAACTCGGGGCTGAACATTCCCAACGATTAGAGGCCTATTTCCAAGCGGTGCCGGGGTTAAAAATTGTCGCCTGTTCCACCCCTTATAATGCCAAAGGCTTACTGAAAGCCGCCATCCGGGACGAAAACCCTGTTCTGTTTTTTGAACACGTTCTGCTCTATAACCTCAAAGAAGATTTACCGGATCATGAATATCTCTGTCCGTTAGATAAAGCAGAAGTTGTCCATTCCGGTAAAGATGTCACCATTTTGACCTACTCCCGGATGCGTCATCACTGCTTACAAGCCCTTAAAACCTTGAAAAAAGAGGGCTACGACCCAGAAATTATTGACTTAATTTCCCTGAAACCCATTGATATGGAAACCATTCGGGAATCGGTGCGGAAAACCCATCGGGTGATTATCGTCGAAGAATGTATGAAAACCGCCGGAGTCGCCGCCGAAGTGATGGCCTTGATTAACGAACAGTTGTTTGATGAACTCGATGCCCCGGTGATGCGGTTATCGTCCCAAGATATTCCCACCCCCTACAATGGCAAATTAGAGCATTTAACCATTGTGCAACCGCCCCAAATTGTGGAAGCGGTGCAGAAAATTGTAGAAATGCGCATTTAA
- a CDS encoding DUF262 domain-containing protein yields MVNNSTTEVSKPLTSEEITDEWREAAEIQIREKQKVVDYDTKEYPVEVLVSKYQEGLENDINELYIPDYQRDLVWEDVRQSKFIESLFLGLPIPYIFVADLAPKQEEDQEDLGRLEIIDGTQRIRTIHRFLNNKLTLCGLQKLTRLNNFKFSDLPLARQRRFKRATIRMIVLTEKADEETRRDMFERINTGSVQLNDMEKRRGISDGPLMKLIEKLAKTPKFIELCPISETLVRKREPEEFVLRFFAYLNNYKNFQRQVNLFLNEYLEQNNNSNLDQQEMRMEFNRMLDFVEKYFPNGFSKAKGHVKTPRIRFEAISVGVALALRENPNLDVKTVDWLESPEFKEYTTSDASNSRPKVIKRIEYVRDQLLGRD; encoded by the coding sequence ATGGTTAACAATTCTACAACAGAAGTCTCTAAGCCGCTTACGTCAGAAGAAATTACCGATGAGTGGCGGGAAGCCGCAGAAATACAAATTCGAGAAAAACAAAAAGTCGTTGACTATGATACTAAAGAATATCCCGTAGAAGTATTAGTGAGTAAATATCAAGAAGGCTTAGAAAATGATATTAACGAGTTATACATCCCAGATTACCAAAGGGATTTAGTCTGGGAAGACGTTCGACAATCTAAGTTTATTGAGTCTCTGTTTTTAGGATTGCCCATTCCCTATATTTTTGTAGCTGATTTAGCCCCTAAACAAGAAGAGGATCAAGAAGATTTGGGACGATTAGAAATTATTGATGGTACTCAACGAATTCGGACAATACACAGATTTTTGAATAATAAGTTAACCCTCTGTGGACTGCAAAAGCTAACCCGGCTTAATAACTTCAAATTCAGCGACTTACCCTTAGCCAGACAAAGGCGTTTCAAACGTGCTACCATCCGCATGATTGTATTAACAGAAAAAGCCGATGAAGAGACAAGGCGAGATATGTTTGAACGGATTAACACTGGAAGTGTTCAACTGAATGATATGGAGAAACGTAGAGGAATATCTGATGGCCCTTTGATGAAACTTATTGAAAAATTAGCGAAGACACCAAAATTTATTGAATTATGTCCCATTTCAGAAACACTGGTTCGTAAACGAGAACCTGAAGAATTTGTTCTGCGTTTTTTTGCTTATTTGAATAACTATAAAAATTTTCAGAGGCAGGTTAATTTATTTCTCAATGAATACCTAGAACAAAACAACAATTCTAACCTTGATCAACAGGAGATGAGGATGGAATTTAACAGAATGTTGGATTTTGTTGAAAAATATTTTCCCAATGGATTTAGTAAAGCTAAAGGTCATGTTAAAACGCCCAGGATTCGTTTTGAAGCAATTTCCGTCGGCGTTGCACTAGCACTCAGGGAAAATCCTAATCTTGACGTGAAAACAGTTGACTGGCTAGAATCCCCAGAATTTAAAGAATATACGACTTCAGATGCAAGCAACTCTCGGCCGAAAGTGATTAAACGCATTGAATATGTGCGTGATCAACTACTGGGTAGAGACTGA
- the secF gene encoding protein translocase subunit SecF, with amino-acid sequence MKLNVIGQQRLWWLISSVACLISAIAMVVCWTQFGAPLRPGLDFVGGTRLQLSLACVATGTCSDPIDISEVRNVLAQEGLEGSSIQIVENYTLSVRTQTLTDVQRTELQQLLTNEIGEFDPQTVQIDTVGPTIGQELFISGIGALLTSFFGIVVYLSFRFKFDYAIFAILALLHDVLIAAGAFAILGLTLGVEIDSLFLVALLTIIGFSVNDTVVIYDRIRETSANSEGGESISDIVDRAVNETLTRSINTSVTTVLPLLGIFLFGGETLKFFALALIVGFISGAYSSIFIASTLLALWRERQGVGTMAIRDTPVSEEG; translated from the coding sequence ATGAAACTTAACGTAATTGGTCAGCAGCGCCTATGGTGGCTGATTTCCAGCGTAGCCTGTCTGATTAGTGCAATCGCAATGGTGGTGTGTTGGACTCAATTCGGCGCACCCCTGCGACCCGGTTTAGATTTTGTCGGGGGAACCCGATTACAGTTATCTCTCGCTTGCGTCGCGACTGGTACCTGTAGCGATCCCATTGATATATCAGAAGTGAGGAATGTCCTCGCCCAAGAAGGGTTAGAAGGAAGTTCCATTCAAATTGTCGAAAACTACACCCTCTCCGTGCGGACGCAAACCCTGACCGATGTCCAACGGACGGAACTTCAACAACTCTTAACCAACGAAATCGGCGAGTTTGACCCCCAAACCGTACAAATTGACACCGTAGGCCCCACCATCGGTCAAGAGTTGTTCATTTCTGGCATAGGAGCCTTGCTGACCTCCTTTTTCGGTATTGTGGTTTATCTCAGTTTCCGCTTTAAATTCGACTACGCCATTTTCGCCATTCTTGCCCTCCTCCATGATGTCTTAATTGCAGCCGGAGCGTTTGCCATTTTGGGCTTAACCTTGGGAGTCGAAATTGACAGCCTATTTTTAGTCGCCCTGCTCACCATTATTGGTTTCTCCGTCAATGATACGGTGGTGATTTATGACCGTATTCGGGAAACCAGCGCCAATAGTGAGGGCGGAGAATCCATTAGTGACATTGTAGATCGAGCGGTTAATGAAACATTAACTCGTTCCATTAATACCAGTGTCACCACCGTGTTACCCTTGCTGGGGATTTTCTTATTTGGGGGGGAAACCTTAAAGTTTTTCGCCTTAGCCTTAATTGTGGGTTTTATTAGTGGGGCATACTCTAGTATCTTTATCGCGAGTACCCTTTTAGCCCTCTGGCGAGAACGTCAAGGGGTGGGAACAATGGCTATTAGGGATACTCCCGTTTCCGAGGAAGGGTAA
- a CDS encoding NnrU family protein, translating to MINSWFTPSHGIMLALLLGFAIAHSGLAALRVWGEQKIGARLYRVLFALVSVPFATILVIYFFNHRYDGALLWQVQGVPGVKPIVWSLSALSFLFLYPSTFNLLEVAAIQKPQVHLHEQGIIRITRHPQMVGQIIWCVAHTLWLGTSFMVVTSLGLIAHHLFAVWHGDRRLEQRYGEAFRQAKARTSVIPFRAIWEGRQTLELREFLRPAYAGVAAFVLLFWWGHPWLMTVTARVPW from the coding sequence ATGATCAATTCTTGGTTTACCCCCAGTCATGGCATCATGTTGGCTTTGTTGTTGGGTTTTGCGATCGCCCATAGTGGACTCGCCGCCCTCCGCGTTTGGGGGGAACAGAAGATCGGCGCTCGGCTTTATCGGGTTCTCTTTGCCCTCGTCAGTGTCCCCTTCGCCACCATCTTAGTGATTTACTTCTTTAACCACCGCTATGATGGAGCCCTCTTGTGGCAAGTGCAAGGAGTCCCCGGGGTGAAACCAATCGTCTGGAGTTTAAGCGCCCTATCTTTCCTCTTCCTCTACCCCTCCACCTTTAACTTGTTGGAAGTGGCCGCCATCCAAAAACCCCAAGTTCACCTACACGAACAGGGCATTATTCGCATTACCCGCCACCCCCAAATGGTGGGACAGATTATCTGGTGTGTAGCCCATACCCTTTGGTTAGGCACCAGTTTTATGGTGGTCACATCCTTGGGCTTAATTGCTCATCACCTCTTCGCTGTATGGCATGGCGATCGCCGTTTAGAACAGCGTTATGGGGAAGCCTTCCGCCAAGCCAAAGCGCGGACTTCTGTTATCCCCTTCCGCGCCATTTGGGAAGGTCGCCAAACCTTGGAACTGCGGGAATTTCTCCGCCCAGCCTATGCGGGAGTCGCGGCCTTTGTCCTGCTCTTTTGGTGGGGGCATCCTTGGTTAATGACTGTTACTGCTAGGGTGCCTTGGTGA